TTCGGTGCATCCATGTTGAATGATCACCTCGTTCCAGATTTTTCATGGATTAGGATGAGAAGGGAAGAACTTCTCTTTATGATAGTCGAAGTCCATTCTGAGAACCTGGTCCGTTATATCGGATAATTCGCATTCATTAGTTTTTATTCACGGGTTGCCAAAAAAGGAGAAAACTATGAAACAGCATGACAAACCCCGTGTTCAAACAGGCGAGGAAACCAAAGTGAATTGGCAAGATCCCAAGCTTTCCTATGTTCAACCCAAGTTGACTCGGCAAGGGGATTTTCATGATCTGACGGCTGGCTTTTTCGGCACTTTTATCCCCCAGGACACTACGGAAGGATGATCTGTTGAGTGGGTTCCCAGGAGAGGCCAGTGCAGTCAACTCTTTATCGCTTGCATGGTATTTTCCTGAAATTACATCAAGAGCATTCTGACCAAGCGGGAATCCTGTCTCAGCTGCTGGAGGATTTATCCTTTGAAAGGTGTCCCGCTGAAGATATTCCTCCGTCGATTTACGTTTCGATTCGATTAAGTGCTGGAGATGTCTCAGCTCCGGTTGATTCGCAAGAAGTCTTTAACGTCGACGGCCTTCGTGGACTGCGTAGTGGGCGGGATTTTTATCTAACCGAAGGGACCTCACTTTTTCATCTCTCTTTGGATAAAAGGCAGGGTGAGGCTCTTCTTGCTCCCCAATTCTTCCGGCAGCCTCCTCTTGTGCAACAACGGTTTTGGGGTGTGGGTTTGATGAAACTCTTGCGTCCCCTGGACCTATTTGGGTTGCACGCAGGGTGTGTGGTGAGCCATTCTGGAACGGGCCTGCTGCTTGTCGGCCAGTCAGGGTCTGGAAAATCAACCCTGACTATTCACTTGATCCGGCAAGGTTGGGGTTATCTTTCGGATGATGCGGTTCTTCTCCGATCTCGATCTCATGGTGTGGAGGCCCTCTCCCTTCGCAAACCCTTTTCTGTTACCAGTGAATCGGCTGGGCATTATGCGGACCTTCTTGAAAAGAGGGCCTTCCCATTCCCGCCGAGAACGAAGCAACGGGTTGATATCCACAAGACTTACCCGCACCAGTTTGTCTCGGAGTGCATTCCCCGCATGTTGTGTTTCCCGCGGATTGTTCGTGATGGGCCGAGCCGGATTCAGCCGATGAATCGGGTCAAGGCTTTGGGGTTGCTCTTGTCCCAAAGCGGCCCTGCTCTTTTTGAGAAAGACACCATGTCTCAACATATGCAAGTTTTAACGCGGCTTGTTCATCAATGTGATGCGTTCGAATTGGAAGCGGGCTTTGATCTGTATGAGCAGTCTGAAACCTTGGATCGTCTGTTGTCCAAGGCACGGAGATCAGTAAATGCCACGGATTGTGATCGAACTCACCAATCGGTGTAATCTCTCCTGTTTGCATTGTTATGATGCGCGGCATGCTGCCACCGGAGACTTGTCTCTGGAGATTCTTCACAAGGTGATTCGCGAAGGGAAGGCTTGTGGTATTGATCATCTCTGTTTCACTGGAGGTGAACCGACCCTTCATCGACACTTTCCAGATATACTTCGGGATGTCACCGAAGGAGGATATACTTATAGCTTTGTCACCAACGGGATGAATTTTCCCCAGATCTACCCCTTGTTGTTGCGCTATCGTCAAGGGCTTCAGGGCCTCACATTCAGTTTGGATGGAGCCCGAGAATATACTCATGACGCCATACGAGGAAAAGGATCTTTTCGGCGGGTCATGCGTGCCGCGACTATCTGTGCGGTCAAGGACTTGCCCTTTACATTCAATATGGTTCTGACTGCCAAAAATCGGGATGAAATCACAGAGATCATTAGGTTGGGGTCGAGGCTGGGAAGTCGGGGAATTCGATTTGGCCATCTTATGTTCAATCAGGACTCCAGTGCTCGTGGGTTGAATCTTTCCCCGCAAGAACGGCGTGAGGCGGAAGCGGAAATTTTTGGCCTTCAAGCGTCTGCCCCCATCGGTGTGGGGATGGGGCCCGGATATTACACTGAATCGCTTTTGCCACCTTGCTCTCCATTGAAACTTGAAGAGTTTAACTTGAATTATCGTGGGCATTTGACGCTCTGCTGCCAGCTTTCCGGATATGCAAAGGAAGATGACAGAGGCGATTTTGTTGGTAATCTCCACGAGTTGACCCTGACGGAAGCCTGTGAGCGGTTCCGCCATCGGGTCAATCGCTATCTAGCCGATAAGCAGGCAACGGTCAGAAAGGGGGAGTTGTCAGAGGTGGATCATTTTCCCTGTTGGTATTGCGTGAAATACCTGTTTAAAAATGTGTCCGTTGAAAAGGTTGCTCCGCTGTCATGGAACCAATCTGATGGTCAGATTCTTGTGAATCCTATTCATGTGTAAGTGGAAAAAACAGGGAAGGATTGTCTAGGACCTTTTCGATGTGGAAATTGCCGAGAGGCTTTTTGTGCGAATGAAAAGCAAAAAAGTTTTAGGATGAAGGAATGAGCCCTTGGGTTTCCAAGGCCTTCACGATGGTGAGGGTGGCCTGTTCAGCTGTCTGGGTCGCTCC
The window above is part of the Nitrospiraceae bacterium genome. Proteins encoded here:
- a CDS encoding radical SAM protein translates to MPRIVIELTNRCNLSCLHCYDARHAATGDLSLEILHKVIREGKACGIDHLCFTGGEPTLHRHFPDILRDVTEGGYTYSFVTNGMNFPQIYPLLLRYRQGLQGLTFSLDGAREYTHDAIRGKGSFRRVMRAATICAVKDLPFTFNMVLTAKNRDEITEIIRLGSRLGSRGIRFGHLMFNQDSSARGLNLSPQERREAEAEIFGLQASAPIGVGMGPGYYTESLLPPCSPLKLEEFNLNYRGHLTLCCQLSGYAKEDDRGDFVGNLHELTLTEACERFRHRVNRYLADKQATVRKGELSEVDHFPCWYCVKYLFKNVSVEKVAPLSWNQSDGQILVNPIHV
- a CDS encoding lasso RiPP family leader peptide-containing protein produces the protein MKQHDKPRVQTGEETKVNWQDPKLSYVQPKLTRQGDFHDLTAGFFGTFIPQDTTEG